The nucleotide sequence GGCGACGCCGCTGAACTTCAAGCCGCTGGCGCATGGCGCCGACATCGTGGTGGAAGGCCTGACCAAGTATTTCTGCGGCCATTCGGACGTGATGATGGGCTCCATCACCGTGGCCGACAACGCGCTGGGCGACGCCCTGCGCGCCTTCCTGGGCCGCCTGGGCGTGGGCGTTTCGGCGGACGACGCCGCGCTGGTGCTGCGCGGCCTGGAGACCATGGCGCTGCGCCTGGCCTACAACGCCCGGGTGGCCGCATCCCTGATCGACGCCGTGCGCGCGCAGCCCGAAGTGGCGCGCGTGCTTTATCCGACGCTGGCCGATTCGCCGGGCCACGCGGTGTTCCGCCGCGATTTCCAGGGCGCCAGCGGCGTGTTCAGCGTGGTATTCACGCCCCAGGCCGCGCCCCACGTGGCGGCGGCCCTGGACGCGCTGCGCATCTTCGTGATCGGCGCTTCCTGGGGCGGCACGCGCAGCCTGGTGGCGCCCATGCCGGTGCGCGCGCATCGCACCGTGCGCGCCTGGGAAGGCGACGACATGGTCCTGCGCATCAGTGTCGGCATCGAGGACGAGGCCGACCTGGCGAAAGACCTGCAGGGATTCTTCCAGGCGCTGCGGGACCGGATGGCCCGGCATGCGGGCGCCTGAGCTGTTCCACTCGCAACGACACATGAAGGGGAAAACATGAAGCAGCACACCGCAAGGGCCTGGCTGGGCCGACTGTTGTCCGGGACCGCGCTGGCCTGCGCCCTGGCCGTGGCGCCCGCCGCGGGCGCGGCGTCCACCAAGGACACCATCCTGCAATCCGGGACCGTGACGATAGGCATACACAATCGTGCGCCCTGGGGTTTCCGCGACGCGGACGGCAACGCCACCGGCTTTCATGCGGACCTGGTGCGCGCGGCGTTCGCGCCGCTGGGCGTGAAGAACGTCAATTTCGTCATCACCGAGTTCGGTGCCCTGATCCCGGGCCTGACGGCGCGCCGCTTCGACATGGTGGCCTCGGGGCTGGCGATCACGCCGCCGCGTTGCAAGGTGGTGCTGTTCAGCGAGCCGGACCTGGCGGTGGGCGATGGCCTGATCGTGCCCAAGGGCAATCCGCTGAAGCTGCACAGCTATGCCGACATCGCCGCCAATCCCAAGGTGCGCCTGGCCGGCGGCCGCGGCACGCTCAATTCCAAGAACGCGCAGGACGCCGGCGTGCCGGCCAGCCAGATGGTGTTCCTGGACAGCCCGCAATCGCAGCTCTCTGCCCTGATCGCCGGCCGCGCCGATGCGGTCACGCTCTCGGCGCCCAGCGTGGTGTCGCTGCTGCAGGACCCCAACGTGCAGGGCGTGGAGCGGGCGCGACCCTTCCAGGGCCTGGTGCGCAACGGCGTGCCGGCGGCCATGTACACCGCCATCGGCTTCCGCCAGGAAGACGCCGACCTGCGCGACCTGTACAACGCCCAGCTCGCCAAGCTGAAAGCCGACGGCACGGTCGAGAAGCTGATGGCCAAGTACGGCTTCATGCCCGACGACGCCCCGCCTTCCGCGGTGACCGCCGCGCGCGTCTGCGCCGGCGAGTACTAAGCACCGGCCATGGACTTCCCCGGTATTCTGGCCGGCATTCTGCAGGGGTTCCGCGTGACCGCGCTGGTCACGCTCTACGGAATGCTGTGGGCGGTTCCCTTCGCGCTGTGCTTCGGCGTGCTGCAATACCTGACGCGCGGCGCGACCCGTGCGGCCGTGACGGCGGTGATCGAGTTCTGGCGCAGCTCGCCCGTGCTGATCCTGTTGTTCATGCTGTATTACACGCTGCCCAGCTTCGGCATTTCGCTGTCGGGCATGACGGTCGGGGCCATGGCCCTGGGCCTGAACATCGGCGGCTACGGCAGCCAGGCGGTGCGCGCCGCGCTGCAGGCGCTGGACCGCGGCCAGGTGGAAGCCGGGCTGGCGCTGGGCCTGCGCCGCTTCGACATACTGGTTTCCATCGAGCTGCCGCAGGCGCTGGTGGCCATGCTGCCGACCTTCGTCAACCAGTTCATCCAGTTGGTGAAGGGCACGGCGGTGGTCTCGCTGATCACGCTGACCGACATGACCTTCCGTGCCAAGGAAATCGCCGAGCTGACCTACAACCCGGTGGGCATCTATACGGCCTTGCTGGTGGCCTACCTGATGGTGTGCTATCCGGCGACCTTGCTGGGCCGCTGGCTGGAACATCGCGTGGGCATCGCAAGCAGGGGGAATCGTGAAATTTGATCCGGAGTTCGCGCTGTCGGTGGCCCCCGTCATCCTGTCCGGCCTGGGCGCCACGCTATGGGCGGCCGTCATCGCCAGCGTGGGCGCCACGGTGCTGGGCTTCGTCCTGGAGATGCTGCGGCGGTCCAACCGCGTGCTGGGCTACGTGCTGCGCTTCTTGATCGACGTCATACGTTCGACGCCGGTGCTGGTGCAGCTGTACTTCATTTATTTCGTGCTGCCGGTGACGGGGCTGACGCTGCCGGCCATGACCTCCGGCATCATCGGCCTGTCCATCTATTACAGCGGCTACCTGGCGGAAGTGTTCAAGGGCGGTATCGAAAGCATCGATACCGGCCAGTTCGAGGCCGGCAAGGCACTGGGGCTGAGCCGCTTCGATGTGATGTGGTTCGTGATTGCGCCGCAAATGCTGCGCAATGTCGCGGCGCCCATGGGCAATTACTTTATCTCCGCGCTCAAGGCCACGCCCTACCTGGCGGTGATCTCCGTGCCGGAGATGCTGGGCCTGGCGCTGGAGGTCGGCTCGAATTCCTTCCGCTACGCCGAACCGGTCGTGGTGGTGGGCGTGATTTTCCTGGCGCTGGCCGTGGCCATCGGGCAACTGGTGCGCCTGCTCGAAGCCAGGCTGCTGGCGTCCGATAAACGATAGTCCGCGGCCGTTATGCCGGATCGGGACATGAAGCAGGGGAAGGGAAGATGATGCAGGACATCGGCGGGGACGCCGGCGCGGCGGCCGCCGCGCTGCCGGCCGGGCGCGCGGACGGCGACGCCATGCTCGCCGTCGACATCGACGGCCTGAACAAGTGGTACGGGAATTTCCAGGTGCTGCACGACATCCACCTGGCGGTGCGGCCGGGCGAGAATATCGTGATCTGCGGGCCATCGGGGTCGGGCAAGTCCACACTGATACGCTGCATCAACCAGCTGGAGACGCACCAGTCCGGCCGCATCGTCGTCAACGGACAGGAACTGGGACCCGGCTCGGTGAAGCTGCATGCCCTGCGCCGCGACATCGGCATGGTGTTCCAGCACTTCAACCTGTTCCCGCACATGACGGTGCTGCGCAATTGCACCCTGGCCCTGACCCGGGCGCGCGGCATCGCGCGGCGCGAGGCCGAGGACATCGCGCGGCATTATCTGGCGCGCGTACGCATCCCGGAACAGCAGGACAAGTACCCCGGCCAGCTGTCCGGCGGCCAGCAGCAGCGCGTCGCCATCGCCCGCGCGCTGTGCATGAGCCCCAAGGTCATGCTGTTCGACGAGCCGACCTCCGCCCTGGATCCCGAGATGATCAAGGAGGTCCTGGACGTGATGGCGGATCTGGCAAGCGATGGCATGACCATGCTGTGCGTGACCCACGAGATGGGCTTCGCGCGCAGCGCGGCCGACCGCATTGTCTTCATGGACCAGGGGCGCATCGTCGAGGAATCGACGCCCGATGTCTTTTTCACGCAGCCGCGGCACGAACGCTCGCGGCAGTTCCTGGGCCAGCTGCTTTGATGGCGCCCGGCACCCTATGGACCCCCGCATGACCGATACCGTGCAGCCCACGAATATGTCCACCCCCGCCGCGGCCGCGCCCGCATCGGCGCCGGCATCCGCCGCGAACATGCCCAGCCGCGTCTGGACCGGGCTGGACTTCCAGCGCGACGGCAAGCAGGCCGATTCCCTGTACGTGCCGCATTCCACGGATTTCTCCGCGTATGGCACGGTGGCCATTCCCATCGTCTGCATCCGCAACGGCGAGGGACCCACGGCCCTGCTGACGGCCGGCAACCATGGCGACGAGTACGAAGGTCAGATCGCCCTGTTGCGGCTGGCGCGCGCGCTGCGGCCCGAAGACCTGCGCGGCCGCGTCATCCTGATCCCCGCATTGAATTTCCCGGCGGTGCGCGCGGGCCGCCGCGCCTCGCCGCTGGACGAGGGCAACCTGAACCGCCTGTTTCCGGGAGATCCCAATGGCGGCCCGACCGCGATGCTCGCGCATTACCTCTGCACGGTGCTGTTCGGCCTGGCCGATGTCGTGATCGACCTGCATTCCGGCGGGCGTTCGCTCGATTACGCGCATTGCGCCCTGGCGCAGTACGGACGCGACGATGCGCAGCGCGCGGCCATGGACACGCTGCTGCGGGTCTTCGGCGCGCCGCACAGCATTCTGACGTCGGGGCAGGGCGGCGGGGGCGCGACGACCCTGTACGCCGCCGCGGCCCAGCGCGGCCTGCCTGCCCTGACCACGGAACTGGGCAAGGGCGCGACGCTGGATCCGGCCGGGCTGCATATCGCCGAACAAGGCGTGCGGCGCGTGCTGCGGCATTACGGCATCGCGCCGGGACTGGACGCCGAACCGGCGCCCGCGACCCGCCTGCTGCGTTCGCTGGGACCGCGCGCCGGCATCTATGCGCCTTGCGACGGCCTGTTCGAGCCGCATGCGCAGGCCGGCCAGGAAGTACGCGCGGGGCAACTGGCCGGATACCTGCACAGCTATGAGGACCCGTTGCGCGACCCGCTGCCGTTGATCTTCAGCGCGGACGGTATCGTGTCATGCAGGCGCTTTCCGACGCTGACGCGGCGCGGGGATTGCCTGTACCACCTGGCGGCGTAGGCGGCGCCGCGACGATGCGGTCAGCGCATGCCGCCGCCGGCGAAGATGGTCTCGCCGGTAAGCCAGCCCGCGTCGTCGGAGGCCAGGAACGTGGCCACGGTGGCGATGTCGCGGGGCTGCCCCACGCGGCCCAGGGGCGTCTGGGCGATCATCGCGGTTTCCATTTCAGAGCCGACGATCCCCACGCTTTCCACGCCTTCGGTGTGCACCATGCCGGGATTGATGGCGTTGACGCGGATCTTGCGCGGGCCGAGTTCGCGGGCCAGCACGCCGGTGATGGCGTCCACCGCGCCCTTGGTGGCGCTATATACGGCGGTGGCGGGGGGCGTGATGCGCGAGGCCAGCGAGCTGATGTTGATGATGCTGGCGCCTTCGCCCATGTGCTTGACCGCCGCCTGCGTGACCAGCAATACGCCTAGCACATTGATGTCGAATTGCCGGCGGTAGTGGGCTTCCGTGATTTCCTCGATGGCCGCGAACTCGTACACGCCGGAGTTGTTGACCAGGATATCCAGGCGGCCGAAATTGGACAGCGCGGCGTCGATGATGCCCTGCGCGTCGGCGGCCTTGGAGACGTCGCCGCCCACGGCCACCGCCTTGCCCTTGGCTGCCGCGATCTGCTGCACGACGGCGTCCGCGCCGGCCTTGCTGGACGCGTAGTTCACGACGACGGAGGCGCCTTCGGCGGCCAGCGCTTTCGCGATGGCCGCGCCGATGCCCTTGGATGCGCCGGTGACGACGGCGACTTTGCCTGCTAGCTTGCTCATGATCGGTTTCCTGTCTAAGGATGTACGGGTGGGACGCGTGGCGGGCCAGGCCCTGGCCTTGCGTACCGTCGAGGCGATCACGATAAGCGGGCGGCGCGGCGGGATAAACCACGCCCGGCGGAATTGACAGGGCGAAATTCCGGAACAGTCGACTCAGGCGGCTTTCAGGGTGATCCACGTCGGCGCGTGGTCGCTGGCCTTCTCCCAGCCGCGCACGTCGCGGTCCACGCCGGCATCCAGCAGGCGGGGCGCCAGCGCGCGGTTCAGCAGCAGATGGTCGATGCGGATGCCGGCATCGCGCGCGTAGGCGTTGCGGAAGTAATCCCAGTAGGTGTAGATGCGTGCGTCGGGATGGCGGGTCCGCAGCGAATCGGTCCAGCCCTGTTCGATCATCTTATGGAAGGCCGCGCGCGATTCCGGGCGGAACAGCGCGTCGTCCACCCAGCGCTCCGGCTTGTAGACGTCGGCATCGGTCGGGATGACGTTGTAGTCGCCCGCCAGCACCGTGGGCTGGCCGCTGTCCACCAGGCCGGCGGCATGGGCCATCAGGCGCTCCATCCATTTCAGCTTGTAGTCGAACTTGGGCCCCGGCGCCGGGTTGCCGTTGGGCAGGTACAGGCAGCCCACGACGATGCCTTGCACGGTGGCTTCGATATAGCGGCTTTGCAGGTCTTCGTCGTCGCCGGGCAGCACGCGGCGCGATTCCTCGGGCTCGCAGCCGCGGGTCAGGATGGCGACGCCATTCCAGCTTTTCTGGCCGTGCCAGATGACGCCATAGCCGGCATCGCGGATCGGCCCTTCGGGAAATTTTTCCTGCGGCGCCTTCAGCTCCTGCAGGCATGCCACGTCCGGCTGCGATTGTTCGAGCCAGCGCAGCAGGTTGGGCAGGCGGCTGTTGATTCCGTTGACGTTGAAGGTGGCGATTTTCATAGGGGTATCCAGGCCGGTTCTTGGGGCAGGGTCAATGATAGCGGCCCCGCGGTGCGCGGCCGGCCGCCTGCCGGGCCGGCGGCGGGGCCCAGGCGATGGCGGCGGACTGCGACGCCCGGGCGGCGCGGGGTGTACGCCTGAGGATGCGGGACTATGCCGCGGCGGCCCGCAGGGAATGCGTGGCCAGGACCTCCAGCACGCGGCGTCCCTCGTCGGTGGCGATGGCGACGCGGGTCACCGCCGTGGTGCGGCCCTGGTGCACGATTTCCGCCTGGGCCTTGAGTTCGCGGCCCTCTCCGGGGCTGACGTAGCAGGCGGTGACGCTGCTCAGCCCCCAGCCGGCCGGCAGCGCGGCCTGCGACGTGGCTTGCGCGAAGCCCAGCAGGACGCCGCCCTGCACGTGGCCCACCCGGTTGCCGATATGGGGACCGTTGGCCAGCGTGCCGGAGGCGCCGCCCTTGTGCGGCCGCGTGCGATATCCCCACAGCCGGTCCAGGAAGTCGTCGTCCGCCTTGCTGTCGCCCAGCGCCATCCTGGCGTGCTCGAACAGGGCCCGCTCGCCCGGATCCAGGTCGCGTTCCGGATCGAGCAGGGGCGCTTCGTCCAGGGCGGGGTCCACGGGCGTCAGGAAGGGAATAGGCGTGCCGGGCGGCAGATCCAGCACCATGAAGGTGGCCGTGCCCAGGCCGATCTCCTGGCCCGCGCCGTGCAAGGTGACGCGGCTGACGGCCTGGCGGCCGGCGGCCCCATGGATGAAGCCGTGGAAGCTGCTGCGCGCCGTCACGGGGGCATGGCAGGGCGCGCCCGTCAATTGCAGCTGCATGTTGACCGTGGCCAGCCGCGTGTCGGCGGGCAGCGCCGCGCGCACCGGCGCCGCCAGCGCCAGGTCGGCCAGCACGCCCAGGGCGGTGCCGTCGATGGTGCCGTCCCGCGCATGGCATTCCGCTTTCATGCTGACCAGGCTTTCTTCCGTGGTGACGCGGTCGAAGGACACCGCCAGGAAATTGCCCGCGAAATGGAAGCCGTGTTCCCGGCGGCGGCGGATGGCGCGCAGCACGCGTTGCAGGGTAGGGGCGAGCGCCGAGGGGGCGGCGCCCCGGGGGGGCGATTGGGTCATGGGAGTTCTGCGATGGACGGCGCCGCGGCGGCGGCATGGGACGACCCCGATGATATCCCGCCTTGGGCTGGCCGTGCCGGCGCGCCCGGCCAGCGGCCCCGCGGGCTCAGGCCAGCAGCCGTTCGCGGCCGACGGCGCGCAGATGGCCCAGCAGCGACAGCACGCCCGCGGGCGGCTGCGCGTCCGCGCGCAGCGTCATGCCGATGGAGCGCGCCGTATCCGCCAGCTCGACGGGCAGTACGGCCAGCATGCCGCCGCGCTCCTCGAAATAGATCTGGTGGCGCGAGATCATGGCCACGCGCTCGCTTTCCATGAGCAATGCCCGCAAGGTGGCCAGGGCGTCCGCTTCCACCGGATTGGGCGGCATGGGCACGCCGGCGCGCGCCATGACACGTTCGACGATGGCGCGCGCCGGCGTGCCGCGCGAGGGCAGCACCCATTCCCAGCGGCTTAGCTCGGCCAGCGTCAATTCGCGGTGGCGGGACAGCGGATGGCCCTGGCGGGCGATCACGGACAAGGCGCCGTCGAACAGGGCCTCCTGGCGCGTGTCGGCCGGGCAGGGATCGCGCAGCGGTCCCACCATCACGTCCACCTGGCCCTCTCGCAGCTTTTGCAGCAGCGTATCGTAGGGCCCATCCACCAGCATGACGCGCAGGTCGGGATGGTCGCGCAGCAGGCGATTGACCGCGCGCGGCACCAGCAGCGTGCCGCAGATCGGCAGTACGCCCACCGCGACCGTGCCGGTGATGGCGCCCAGGTGCTCGGCGATGTCGCTGGCGCAGGCGGTGATTTCCGCCAGGGCGAGCTTGCCGCGGCGCAACAGGATTTCGCCCGCGGCGGTGGCGGCCATCCCGCGGCTGGTACGCAGCAGCAAGGGCGTGCCCACCAGCCGCTCCAGGTCGCTCAGGGCCTGCGTGATCGCCGGTTGGGACAGCGACAGGGTGGCGGCCGCGGCGCTTTGCGTGCCCTGTTCCGACAGCGCCGTCAGCGCTTGCAGGTGGCGGCTGGTCAGCGCGTGCGCGATGCGGGGCGCGCCGCGCGCCGCGTCCGCGTCCCCGCCCAGGAGACGGGCCAGCTCGTTTTCCGCCGCCTGCAGATAGCCCAGCGCGCGCGCCGCCCGCCGCGCGGCCGCCAGGCCGATGGGCGTGGCCGTCATCCCGGTGGACGTACGCTCGAACAGCGGATGGCCGATGTCGCGCTCCAGTTTCTGGATGGCGCGCGTCACCGTGGGTTGGGTCAGGTGCAGGGCCTCGGCCGCGCGATGCACGCTGCCTTCCTGGACAACCCCCAGGAAAGCCCGCAGCCTGCGCAGATTCGGTTCCAGCTTGAGCGGCTGCAAAAAGTTACTCCGATAAGAAAAGAGCATCGCCGCGCGCGCAGAAGGCATTACCCGCCGTGGCGGCGAGCCAGGATACTACGCGGCAGGGTTGCCCCATCCAACAACAACGATCCCGGAGACATCCATGCCCTACCTGACCCCGCCGCCCAAGCCCGGCATCAAGAAGCCTGCCATGGCGGTTCCCCCTGGCGGCTGGGATTGCCAGATACACCTGTTCGGCCCCGCCGCCGAATGGCCCTTCGACCCGGAAAGCCCCTATGTATCGGGAGAAGCCTTGCCGGAAACGGCCATCCGCATGCTCGATACCCTGGGCCTGCGCAAGGCCGTGGTGGTCAGCGGCGGCGGCTACGGCCGCGACTACCGCTACATGCTGCATGCGCTGGAACGCTTTCCCGACCGCTTCGCCGGCGTGATCCTGCCGCCGGACGAGTTGTCGGACGCGGAACTGCTGCGCCTGGACAAGGCCGGCGTGCGCGGCCTGCGCTTCGTCAGCGCCAGGCGCGCTTCCAATCTGCCGCAGATCCTGCCCGACATGGCGGCGCAGGTCGAGAACCTGGGCTGGCCCGTGCACTTCTACCCGCATGGCGAGGACATCGTTTCGTATGCGGACCCCCTGCTGGCACTGCCCAACCGCAAGATCGTGCTGGACCACTTCGCCAGCGTGCCGGCGGAGAAAGGCGTGGACCAGCCGGCATTCAAGACCGTGCTGAAGATGCTGGATACGGGGCGCGTATGGATCAAGCTGTCCGGCCCCATGCGCTGCGCGAAGGGCGACATGCCGTATGCCGCCGTCACGCCGATCGCGCGGGCGCTGATCCGCCATGCGCCGGAGCGCATGGTATGGGGCTCGGACTGGCCGCACGTGAACATGGTGGGCCGCGAGATGCCGGACGACGGCGATCTGTTCGACCTGCTGTCGGAATGGGCGCCCGACGCCAAGGACCGCGAGCGCATCCTGGTCGCCAATGCCGAGGCGCTGTACGGCGCGCCGGCGCACGGCTGAAGGCGCGGGGCCCGCCCCGCCGCGGGCACGAAATAAAGACAAGGGCGTTCGAGCCCTTCGAGGAGACATCATGAAGAAGTCCATCCACGCGCCGGCGCTGATGCTCGCGGCCGCGGTCCTGTGCGCGTCCGCCAGGGCCGGCACTTTTCCCGATCATCCGGTGCGGCTGGTCGTGCCGTTTTCGCCCGGCGGCAGCACGGACCTGGTGGGGCGGCTGGTGGCCACCAAGGTATCGCAAATCCTGGGGCAGCCGGTCATCGTGGAAAACCGCGCGGGTGCCGGCGGCGTCATCGGTTCGGACAACGTCGTCAAATCGCCGGCGGACGGCTATTCCCTGTTGATGGCGACGACCTCGCATACCGCCAATCCCTCGATCTACAAGAAGCTGCCATACGACACGCGGAAGGACTTCGCTCCCATCGCGCTGATCGGCGACATGCCCGGCTTGCTGGTGGCCCATCCATCGCTGCCGCCGGACAACTTCCGGGAATTCATCGCCTACGCCAGGACGCACAAGCTGTCCTACGGCAGCGCCGGCTCCGGCACCTTCCCGCACCTGTCGATGGAGCTGCTCCAGTCCGCGGCCGGGCTGCAGATGACCCACATTCCCTACAAGGGCGCGGCGCCCGCGCTGACGGACCTGGTGGGTGGCGTGTACGAGGTCAAGATGGACGCCTACATAACCGCCGCCAATTTCGTCAAAGCCGGCAAGCTGAAGCTGTACGCGGTCAGCAGCCTGCAGCGCATGCCGCAGCTGCCCGATGTGCCCACCATCGCGGAGTCGGGCTACCCCGGTTTCGAGTCCACCTACTGGATCGGCATCGTGGCGCCGGCGGGCGTGCCCGCCGATGTGCGCAAGAAGCTGGAGCAGGCCTTTACGCAGGCGGTCCATGACAAGACCGTCGCCGGCAAGCTGGAAGAAAGCGGCACGCGGCCGATAGGCGGAACCGCCGCGGACCTGCAGGCCTTGATGGATCGCGAGTTCAAGCAGTGGCCGGCCATCATCGAGAAGGCCGGGATCGCGGAGAAATAGCGCGATGGCGACGGCAGGCAAGGCGGCGTCCGCGGACAGCGCCGACGAACACGACTCCGCTCAGGCGCGACGCACCCTCGCGCCCCGCGGCGTGCTGCGCGCGGCCATCAACCTGGCCAATCCCGTCCTGTTCAAGGCGGACGCGGCCAGCGGCGCGCCGGGAGGCGTGGCCGTCGACCTGGCGGCGGGACTGGCGCGCCGCCTGGGCGTCGACATCGAAGTCGTCGCGCTGCCATCGGCCAAGGAATGCGTGCGGGCGGTGCAGGACGGCGCGGCGGACATCGGCTTCTTCGCCATCGATCCCCTGCGTGGCGATACGCTGCATTTCACGCCTCCCTATGTCTTGATGGAAGGCGTGTACGTCGTGCGCGACGATGCGCCGATTACGCGGACCGGACAGGTGGATCGCCCCGGCCATCGCGTGGCCGTGGGCGCGGGCAGCGCGTACGCCTTGCATCTGGCGCGCGAACTGCGGCATGCGCGCGTGGTGGAGGCCCCCGGTTCCGGCCAGGCGGTGGAGGTCTTCCTGCGCGATGGCCTGGACGCCGCCGCCGGCGTGCGGCAACAGATGCGGGCCGACCTGGAACGCCACCCCGGCCTGCGCATGCTGGACGAGCGCTTCATGGCGATCCACCAGTCCATGGCGACCGCGCGGGCCCGCGGCCCGGCCGCGACCCGCTGCCTGGATGCCTACATCGAGGACGCCAAGCGCGATGGCCGGGTGGCCGCCGCGCTGGCGCGCCATGGCGTGGATGGCGCCGCCGTGGCGCCGCCCGGGTATCCGCGCGATTAGGCGGCCGGCGTGCCGGCGGCATGCCTGTCCGCGGGCGCGGCGGCCACGCGGGCAAGGCCGTCCAGTCCGGGCCTGGACGCCAGCGTGGCGCGCGTCGCCACGACCGGGGGCACCGTGCCCGCCAGGTGTTCGCGCATCATGGTGGCCAGGCGATCGGCCAGCGGCCGGCTTTCCCCGGACCGCATCAGCAGCATCAAGGGAATGGCCGGCAGGGGCGGCAGCCCCGCGGCCTTTGCGTCCAGTACCCGCACCGTGCCGGGCAGGCCGTAGGGCGTGCGGATATTGATGCCCAGGCCGGCGGCCGTCGCGGCCCACAGGCCGTTCAGGCTGGGGCTGGTAAAGACCAGCCGCCAGGGTATGCGCGCGCGATCCAGGGCGGCGGTGGCGGCCTGGGTGAACAGGCAGGGCCGGTCGAAGGCGATCAGCGGCAGCGGTTCGCCGGATCCCGGCTGCCAGGGCAGGGCCGAGGCGCCGATCCAGCACATGCGCGGGCTGGCCAGGCGTTCGCCCGTGTGCTCGGCATCGGGGTTGCCATTCCACAGCAAGGCCAGGTCCAGCTGGCCGGCATCGAAGCGTTCCTGCAGCTCCGTGTTGCGGGCCACGCGCGCCTCGATGCGCACCTTGGGGTGCGCGCGCGCGAACCGTCCCAGCAACTGCGGCAGCAGGGCTTCGCCGAAGTCTTCCTGCAAGCCCAGGCGGATCCAGCCTTCCATGTCCAGGCCGCGCGTCGCCGCCGCGGCTTCATCGTTCAGCCCCACCATGCGGCGTGCGTAGTCGAGCATGACCTCGCCCGCGTCCGTCAGCGCCAGGCCGCGTCCGGATTTGCGGAAAAGCGGGGCGCCGGCCTGTTCTTCCAGCTTCTTGATCTGCGCGCTGACGGCCGACGTGGAGCGGCCGACGCGGTCGGCGGCCTTGGCGAAGCTGCCCAGCTCCATGCCGATGACCAGTGTGCGCAAGGCAGCGATATCCAGGTTGACTTGCATCGCGAATCGTCCTGTTTTATCGAATCGTACGGCTAATATTATGCGATATTCAGAATGGTTAAAAGCCGCCACACTGGCGTCCATGGATCGATCGAAGAGGTGTGATCATGGACGCTATCGCGATAGGCAGGCAGGGCAGGGCACGGGCGCCCGCACTGGGACCGGAGCATCGCTGGAAGGTGCTGGCGGCCGGCGTCGTCGCCAACGTCAGCTTTTCCGCCGCGGCTGCCGGGATTCCCACCACGGCCATCTGGCTGCGGTCGGGCTATGGGCTGGACGATGGGGCGCTGGGCGTGGCCCTGGGCGCGATCGGCCTGGGCGTGGCCCTTACCGAACTGCCCTGGGGAGTCGCCACCGACCGCTGGGGCGACCGGCCCATCCTGCTGACCGGACTGGGGGCGACGACGCTGGCATTGCTGGCGCTGGCCGTTTTCATGGTGCCGACGGCGGATTTCGTGCCCGCCTTCCATTGGCTGCTGGGGGTGCTGTGCCTGGTCGGGCTGGCGGGCGGTAGCGTCAACGGATCCAGCGGCCGCGCCATCATGCGCTGGTTCAAGGAAGGCGAGCGCGGCCTGGCCATGAGCATCCGCCAGACGGCCGTGCCGCTGGGCGGCGGCCTGGGCGCCCTGCTGCTGCCGTGGCTGGCCAGCGCGCAAGGCTTCGGCGCGGTGTACGGCGTGCTGGCCTTGATGTGCGCGGGGTCGCTGGTCCTGGCGTGGCGCTGGCTGTACGATCCGCGCGACGATACGGATGCCCCCGCGGCCGCCAATGCCGGCGCCCCCGCCAACGCACCGCGGCCCGGCAGCCCGCTGGGCGACCCCACGATCCGGCGCATCGTGCTGGCCATCGGCCTGCTTTGCGCGCCGCAATTCGCCGTGCTCAGCTTCGCGACCGTGTACCTGCACGACTACGGCGGGGTCGGCATCGCGGGCACGACCTTCGCCATGGTGGCGGTGCAGCTGGGCGCGATGACCCTGCGCGTGTGGAGCGGGCGCTACACGGACCTGCACGGCAACCGGCGCGCCTATGTGCGTACCGTCGTGCTGATCGCCATGGCCGCCTTCGCCGCACTGGCGCTGGCCACCTTCGCCGGCGCCCCGGGCTGGATGCTGGTCGC is from Bordetella bronchialis and encodes:
- a CDS encoding transporter substrate-binding domain-containing protein, with the translated sequence MATAGKAASADSADEHDSAQARRTLAPRGVLRAAINLANPVLFKADAASGAPGGVAVDLAAGLARRLGVDIEVVALPSAKECVRAVQDGAADIGFFAIDPLRGDTLHFTPPYVLMEGVYVVRDDAPITRTGQVDRPGHRVAVGAGSAYALHLARELRHARVVEAPGSGQAVEVFLRDGLDAAAGVRQQMRADLERHPGLRMLDERFMAIHQSMATARARGPAATRCLDAYIEDAKRDGRVAAALARHGVDGAAVAPPGYPRD
- a CDS encoding LysR substrate-binding domain-containing protein, with the translated sequence MQVNLDIAALRTLVIGMELGSFAKAADRVGRSTSAVSAQIKKLEEQAGAPLFRKSGRGLALTDAGEVMLDYARRMVGLNDEAAAATRGLDMEGWIRLGLQEDFGEALLPQLLGRFARAHPKVRIEARVARNTELQERFDAGQLDLALLWNGNPDAEHTGERLASPRMCWIGASALPWQPGSGEPLPLIAFDRPCLFTQAATAALDRARIPWRLVFTSPSLNGLWAATAAGLGINIRTPYGLPGTVRVLDAKAAGLPPLPAIPLMLLMRSGESRPLADRLATMMREHLAGTVPPVVATRATLASRPGLDGLARVAAAPADRHAAGTPAA
- a CDS encoding MFS transporter; amino-acid sequence: MDAIAIGRQGRARAPALGPEHRWKVLAAGVVANVSFSAAAAGIPTTAIWLRSGYGLDDGALGVALGAIGLGVALTELPWGVATDRWGDRPILLTGLGATTLALLALAVFMVPTADFVPAFHWLLGVLCLVGLAGGSVNGSSGRAIMRWFKEGERGLAMSIRQTAVPLGGGLGALLLPWLASAQGFGAVYGVLALMCAGSLVLAWRWLYDPRDDTDAPAAANAGAPANAPRPGSPLGDPTIRRIVLAIGLLCAPQFAVLSFATVYLHDYGGVGIAGTTFAMVAVQLGAMTLRVWSGRYTDLHGNRRAYVRTVVLIAMAAFAALALATFAGAPGWMLVAAVIGAGIAVSAWHGVAYTELATLAGSARAGTALGMCNTLVYLSLFLAPVSIPYVLDVASWTGVWLLAGLIALATWPLFPRPHGILVAKRNF